Proteins encoded by one window of uncultured Bacteroides sp.:
- a CDS encoding DUF6377 domain-containing protein, translating into MKKIITLLILIICNFSYVKGQDIESLLNELDHTIKNREHYFNDKVGRIRQIESIFPLHNDEQNYAVLGKVFDEFRAFNTDSCAYYAQKKMQLAKKIGKRSYIDDSNMNLAEVYGITGMYKEALDILNTVNRSKLPGYLVPYYYYLYRTIYGLMSDYSMLESDKKKYAELTDHYRDSLLIVNKKKTYAYIIVKADGLIYNNKAKEAISLLSGYMNNLKKDNPNIGTLAYTMSLAYQKNRDNEKRKYYLAISSLSDIERGAKEYVSLRELAQILYDEGDLDRSYNYLKCSMEDAAFCNARLRTIEVSKFFPIVEKAYQQKLHKKEMQRTIALAIVSFLTVLLMFALFFLYKQYKNLAIAREQLQNLAKGLQQMNIEQKLLNEKLVESNKQLRDSNNALIESNRIKEEYIGHYMNFCSLHIDKMENYRHLLCKIAQNEKVEALFKKLRSNQIIEDELKEFYENFDDTFLHLFPNFVNEFNQLLLEDGREYPKSENQLTTVLRIFALIRLGITDSVKIADFLRYSVTTIYNYRVKVRNKAIGDRNELEEKVMNISRITKNK; encoded by the coding sequence ATGAAAAAGATTATAACTCTTCTTATATTGATAATTTGCAATTTCTCTTATGTAAAAGGTCAGGATATTGAATCTTTATTAAATGAACTTGATCATACAATTAAGAACCGTGAACATTATTTTAATGATAAGGTTGGCCGTATCAGGCAAATTGAGAGTATATTCCCTTTGCATAATGATGAGCAGAATTATGCTGTTTTAGGCAAAGTATTCGATGAATTTCGAGCATTTAATACAGACTCATGCGCCTATTATGCTCAGAAAAAAATGCAGTTGGCTAAAAAAATAGGTAAAAGATCGTATATAGACGATTCTAATATGAATTTAGCTGAAGTCTATGGTATTACAGGAATGTATAAAGAGGCATTGGATATTCTGAACACGGTAAATAGAAGTAAGCTTCCCGGATATCTTGTTCCGTATTATTATTATCTATATAGAACAATTTATGGCTTAATGAGTGACTATTCCATGCTTGAATCAGACAAGAAAAAGTACGCTGAATTAACAGACCATTATCGGGATTCTTTATTGATAGTCAATAAAAAGAAGACTTATGCATATATTATTGTTAAAGCAGATGGATTGATCTATAATAACAAAGCAAAGGAAGCCATATCGTTACTATCCGGTTATATGAATAATCTGAAGAAAGATAATCCCAATATCGGAACATTGGCATATACCATGTCACTTGCTTATCAAAAAAATCGTGATAATGAAAAGAGAAAGTACTATTTAGCTATATCTTCCCTCTCTGACATTGAAAGAGGAGCTAAGGAATATGTTTCGTTGCGTGAATTAGCTCAGATTCTTTATGATGAAGGTGATTTGGACCGTTCTTATAATTATCTGAAATGTTCAATGGAAGATGCTGCATTCTGTAATGCCCGTTTACGAACTATTGAAGTATCCAAGTTCTTTCCGATAGTAGAGAAAGCTTATCAGCAAAAATTGCATAAAAAGGAAATGCAACGAACTATTGCATTGGCCATTGTTAGCTTCCTGACAGTTTTATTAATGTTTGCACTATTCTTTCTTTATAAACAATATAAAAACTTAGCTATTGCCCGTGAGCAACTCCAGAATCTGGCCAAAGGCCTGCAGCAGATGAATATTGAGCAGAAGCTCCTAAATGAAAAGCTAGTCGAATCAAACAAACAATTAAGAGATTCAAATAATGCTCTTATTGAATCTAATCGCATCAAAGAGGAATACATAGGCCATTATATGAATTTCTGTTCTCTGCATATTGACAAGATGGAGAATTATCGTCACTTATTGTGCAAGATTGCTCAAAATGAAAAAGTTGAAGCTCTGTTTAAGAAACTACGCTCTAATCAGATTATTGAGGATGAATTGAAAGAGTTTTATGAAAATTTTGATGATACATTCCTGCATTTATTTCCAAACTTTGTGAATGAATTTAATCAGTTACTACTAGAAGATGGCCGTGAATATCCGAAATCGGAAAATCAGTTGACTACTGTATTACGCATCTTTGCACTCATTCGCCTGGGAATTACTGATAGTGTCAAGATAGCCGATTTTCTTCGTTATTCCGTTACTACTATCTATAATTATCGTGTAAAAGTTCGTAATAAAGCTATTGGGGATAGGAATGAACTGGAAGAAAAAGTAATGAATATAAGTAGAATTACAAAAAACAAATAA
- a CDS encoding TonB-dependent receptor: MKKVFQSKSYSGIFLLLLGLFFSVNVFAQQIKVQGQVKAESGEPIIGANVVVKGTTNGTITDIDGHYVLSNVNPKATLVFSFIGYIPQEQHVAAKSILNIVLQEDSKVLNEVVVIGYGTAKKSDLTGAVGSVGAKDLKDAPVANIGQALQGKVSGVQINDAGAPGDNVTIKIRGLGTINNSNPLVVIDGVPTDLGLSSINMVDVERVDVLKDASATAIYGSRGANGVVLISTKKGKNGKGIIGVTANWNIQDATNVPNMLNAKQYAAYSNDMLGNAGLGTNSAWSDPSTLNVGTNWLDELLKTGVTQNYTLNFSGGDETKHYYISGGLYDQNGIVHNTDYRRYTFQSNTDFKLNNWLKLINNITFSTDNKNSGDYSIANAMYALPTQSVKDDNGEWAGPTGNAYWYGDIRNPLGTAETTKNNTKGYNLLANISAEITLAKYLKFKSTFGYDAKFWFENNFTPAYAWKPIAVAESSRYESSKKSFTYLWDNYFTYDNSFGKHHVSVMAGTSAQNNKYDFLSAQKSGFLYDSVSQLGNGSTIKSADGNQNEWAIFSLMARANYDYADKYLLTATVRRDGSSRFGSGHKYGIFPSFSTAWRVSQESWFPKTNVIDDLKFRLGYGITGNQEIGNYNFASTYNTGVYSFGGTTVNALSTVTMANPNIHWEEVRQTNLGFDLSLINRRINFAFDAYIKNTCDMLVKAAIPITSGFEDTTTTFTNAGKIQNKGLEMTLNTVNFNDAFKWETSVTATYNKNKIVDLNSNTPLYQNQYNNSYLTIQKVGAPINAFYGYVLGGIFQTNDEVAKHAVQVKGGTAAGDIKFNDLNNDGVINENDRTIIGNPNPDWIFSMNNTFSYKGFDLSIFLQGVEGNDIYNVNAITSEGMSAAYNQTTAVLNRWTGAGTSYSMPRAVYADPNQNCRASNRFIENGSYLRIKNVTLGYTFPQQWIRKMSINSARINMSCENLVTFTNYSGFDPEVAINGIDSSRYPLSRTFSLGLNVNF; the protein is encoded by the coding sequence ATGAAAAAAGTATTTCAATCAAAAAGCTACAGCGGTATATTCTTATTGTTGCTGGGGCTATTTTTTTCAGTGAATGTTTTTGCACAGCAAATTAAGGTTCAAGGACAGGTCAAAGCTGAATCCGGCGAACCAATTATCGGGGCTAATGTCGTAGTCAAAGGTACAACCAATGGTACAATTACAGATATTGATGGCCATTATGTTCTTTCCAATGTAAATCCTAAGGCAACTCTGGTATTTTCTTTTATCGGTTATATACCTCAGGAACAACATGTTGCTGCAAAGAGTATTTTAAATATAGTCTTACAAGAAGACAGTAAGGTACTGAATGAGGTAGTCGTTATCGGTTATGGTACAGCCAAGAAGAGCGATTTAACGGGTGCTGTTGGCTCAGTGGGTGCCAAAGACCTGAAGGATGCTCCGGTAGCTAATATTGGTCAGGCTTTACAAGGCAAAGTATCGGGTGTACAGATTAACGATGCTGGTGCTCCGGGTGATAATGTAACTATTAAGATTCGTGGATTAGGTACTATTAATAACAGCAATCCACTGGTTGTTATCGATGGCGTGCCTACTGATCTGGGATTATCCTCTATTAACATGGTAGATGTGGAACGTGTCGATGTCCTTAAGGATGCATCTGCTACAGCCATTTATGGTTCACGTGGAGCAAACGGCGTAGTCCTGATTTCAACAAAGAAAGGTAAAAACGGAAAAGGGATTATCGGAGTTACAGCCAACTGGAACATTCAAGATGCAACGAATGTACCCAACATGTTGAACGCAAAACAATATGCTGCTTATAGCAATGACATGTTAGGGAATGCAGGTCTGGGAACTAATTCTGCCTGGAGTGACCCTTCTACTTTGAATGTTGGAACAAACTGGCTTGATGAGTTACTTAAGACAGGTGTTACACAGAATTATACGTTAAATTTCTCTGGTGGTGATGAAACTAAACATTACTATATTTCAGGTGGACTTTATGATCAAAATGGTATTGTGCATAACACAGATTATCGTCGTTACACTTTTCAGAGCAATACCGATTTCAAACTTAACAACTGGTTGAAGCTTATTAACAATATTACATTTAGTACTGATAATAAGAATTCCGGCGATTATAGTATTGCCAATGCAATGTATGCTTTACCAACTCAAAGTGTAAAGGATGATAATGGAGAATGGGCCGGTCCCACAGGAAACGCTTATTGGTATGGTGATATTCGCAATCCGCTTGGTACAGCAGAAACAACAAAAAACAATACTAAGGGTTATAACTTGTTGGCAAATATTTCTGCAGAGATAACTCTTGCCAAATATCTGAAGTTTAAAAGTACTTTTGGGTATGATGCAAAGTTCTGGTTTGAAAACAACTTTACTCCGGCTTATGCCTGGAAACCGATTGCCGTAGCAGAGTCGAGCCGTTACGAATCAAGCAAAAAATCATTTACTTACTTGTGGGATAACTATTTTACTTATGATAACTCCTTTGGCAAACATCATGTTAGTGTAATGGCTGGAACGAGTGCTCAGAACAATAAATACGATTTTCTTTCTGCTCAAAAAAGTGGTTTCTTGTATGATTCAGTAAGTCAGCTTGGCAACGGCTCCACTATCAAGAGTGCTGATGGTAATCAAAATGAATGGGCAATATTTTCTTTGATGGCTCGTGCCAACTATGATTATGCCGACAAATATTTATTGACTGCAACTGTTCGTCGCGATGGATCATCCCGTTTTGGTTCCGGACATAAATATGGTATTTTCCCATCCTTTTCAACAGCTTGGCGAGTATCACAAGAAAGCTGGTTCCCTAAAACAAATGTTATTGATGATTTGAAATTCCGTTTAGGATATGGTATAACCGGTAACCAGGAAATTGGTAACTATAATTTTGCATCAACTTACAATACTGGTGTTTATAGCTTTGGTGGTACTACAGTAAATGCATTGTCAACCGTTACTATGGCAAATCCGAACATTCATTGGGAAGAAGTTCGCCAGACTAATCTGGGCTTTGATCTTTCGTTGATAAACAGACGTATAAACTTTGCTTTCGACGCTTATATAAAGAACACCTGTGATATGTTGGTAAAGGCTGCTATTCCTATTACTTCCGGATTCGAAGACACAACAACAACCTTTACCAACGCCGGTAAGATTCAGAACAAAGGTCTGGAAATGACACTGAACACAGTTAACTTTAATGATGCCTTCAAGTGGGAAACATCCGTTACTGCTACTTACAACAAGAACAAAATTGTTGACTTAAATAGTAACACCCCTTTGTATCAGAATCAGTATAATAATTCTTACCTGACAATCCAGAAGGTTGGAGCTCCTATCAATGCTTTCTATGGCTATGTTTTAGGAGGTATATTCCAGACAAATGATGAAGTTGCCAAACATGCCGTTCAGGTAAAAGGTGGTACAGCTGCTGGTGATATTAAATTTAATGATCTGAACAACGACGGCGTGATTAATGAAAATGACCGTACAATCATAGGTAATCCAAATCCTGACTGGATATTTTCCATGAATAATACTTTCTCTTATAAAGGTTTCGATCTCTCAATCTTTTTGCAGGGAGTAGAAGGTAATGATATTTATAATGTGAATGCAATTACCTCCGAAGGAATGTCTGCTGCATACAACCAGACAACAGCAGTTCTTAACCGGTGGACAGGAGCAGGTACCAGTTATTCAATGCCACGTGCTGTCTATGCTGATCCTAACCAAAACTGTCGTGCATCCAACCGTTTCATAGAAAATGGTTCTTATTTACGTATCAAGAATGTAACTTTAGGATATACTTTCCCTCAACAATGGATTAGAAAAATGAGTATTAATTCTGCCCGTATTAATATGTCTTGTGAGAACCTTGTCACATTTACAAATTACTCTGGTTTTGATCCAGAAGTTGCTATCAACGGAATTGACAGTAGCCGTTATCCTTTATCACGTACCTTCAGCTTAGGTCTTAATGTTAACTTCTAA
- a CDS encoding glycoside hydrolase family 66 protein codes for MRINRTIISLFFVCLVPLNGSCSSGEGSTGTGGGTPAQNVTSVTLSTDKACYSPGETVTFTSTTLPSSAKVAYYYLGNKLSEETPSSTTWSWTPPSTDYQGYMVKVYTTASDGTETALGSIAVDVSSDWTQFPRYGFLSSYDDMSASDINSVITSLKRYHINGLQFYDWQYKHHKPLAGTPDKPDSYWTDIANRNTSLATVKNYISAAHKAGMKTMFYNLCYGVLSDAASDGAESSWNLYKDRNHSNRDVCSLSAPMFKSSIYLVDPNNTSWQNYLAKQNDDVYSVFDFDGYHIDQLGDRGTDYDYNGNAIDMAAGFKSFIQAMKTKHPGKRLVMNAVARYGQQKIAESGDVDFLYNEVWSNDANYSSLKDIIDENASYGNYKTVFAAYMNYDKANSKGYFNTPGVILADAVMFALGGSHLEMGEHMLGKEYFPNSNLQMDGNLQKAMVCYYDFLTGYENLLRNGGSFSTVDLSCTNGKMNVSAWPPSTGNVSVLAKKVNSKCEVIHLINLSNANYFSWRDLDGSMPEPSFISTPSLRLQESNTIKRIWFASPDIDGGASQELEFHQSAASVTFKLPSLKYWDMIVVEYQ; via the coding sequence ATGAGAATTAACAGAACAATTATATCTTTATTCTTTGTATGCCTGGTTCCTTTGAATGGATCTTGTTCCAGTGGAGAAGGCTCCACCGGAACAGGTGGTGGTACTCCGGCACAGAATGTTACTTCAGTGACATTGTCAACAGACAAGGCGTGTTATTCACCGGGAGAAACAGTTACATTCACTTCTACCACCTTACCATCTTCAGCTAAGGTTGCGTATTACTATTTGGGTAATAAGCTAAGTGAAGAGACACCCTCTTCTACAACATGGAGCTGGACTCCCCCATCCACTGATTATCAGGGATACATGGTTAAAGTATATACTACAGCCAGTGACGGAACAGAAACAGCTTTAGGTTCTATTGCTGTAGATGTTTCAAGTGACTGGACTCAGTTTCCCCGTTATGGATTCCTTTCCAGTTACGATGATATGTCGGCTTCTGATATCAATTCGGTTATTACCAGTTTGAAACGTTATCATATCAATGGTCTGCAATTCTATGACTGGCAGTACAAGCACCATAAACCCTTAGCCGGCACACCGGATAAACCGGACAGTTACTGGACAGATATAGCAAACCGCAACACATCTCTTGCTACGGTAAAAAACTATATTTCAGCAGCTCATAAGGCGGGCATGAAAACAATGTTCTATAACTTATGCTATGGAGTTCTTTCCGATGCAGCTTCTGATGGTGCGGAATCTTCATGGAATCTGTATAAAGATCGTAATCACAGCAACCGCGATGTTTGCTCTTTGAGTGCTCCAATGTTCAAGAGTTCAATCTATCTTGTCGATCCAAATAATACTAGCTGGCAGAACTATCTGGCAAAACAGAATGATGATGTTTATTCAGTTTTTGATTTTGACGGTTATCATATTGATCAGTTAGGTGATCGTGGTACAGACTATGATTATAATGGAAATGCCATCGATATGGCTGCAGGCTTTAAGTCATTTATTCAGGCGATGAAGACTAAGCATCCAGGCAAGCGATTGGTTATGAATGCTGTTGCCCGGTACGGACAACAAAAAATTGCAGAAAGTGGTGATGTGGACTTCCTGTACAATGAGGTCTGGAGTAATGATGCAAATTATTCTTCGCTGAAAGATATTATTGACGAGAACGCCTCTTATGGAAATTATAAAACAGTGTTTGCTGCTTATATGAATTATGATAAGGCCAATAGCAAAGGTTATTTCAATACTCCGGGAGTTATTTTAGCAGATGCTGTTATGTTTGCATTGGGCGGATCACACCTCGAGATGGGTGAACACATGCTTGGCAAGGAATATTTCCCGAACAGTAATCTTCAGATGGATGGCAATCTTCAGAAAGCAATGGTTTGCTATTATGATTTTCTTACCGGTTATGAGAATCTGTTGCGTAATGGAGGCTCATTTTCTACGGTCGACCTCAGTTGTACTAATGGAAAGATGAATGTATCTGCATGGCCTCCATCAACAGGTAATGTATCCGTACTGGCTAAAAAGGTGAATAGCAAATGCGAGGTGATACATCTTATCAATCTGTCCAATGCCAATTATTTCAGCTGGCGTGATTTGGATGGTAGTATGCCCGAACCCTCTTTTATTTCTACTCCTTCTTTGAGATTACAGGAATCGAACACCATTAAGAGAATATGGTTTGCCTCACCGGACATTGATGGTGGTGCGAGTCAGGAACTTGAATTTCATCAGAGTGCAGCCAGTGTAACCTTTAAGTTACCATCATTGAAATACTGGGATATGATTGTTGTTGAATATCAATAA
- a CDS encoding RagB/SusD family nutrient uptake outer membrane protein, producing MKKIIYSALILMGLSLSSCSDYLNKYPSDAVSTNAKITENIAIALTNACYKPLQSSNLYNMRMWSLDIIGSNSNVGAGGGTDGIETVQAANFTATSDNGFALYVWRSPWVGIAQCNTLLQSVANTDINENIKNRCMGEAYFLRAHYYFILAQLFGGVPVETAPHDASQGTDIARNTLDETYAQIISDCQNAINLLPEKKSYSSTDLGRACKDAACTQLAKVYLVLAPSHTEYYQKVADLCDQVTSMGYDLSGYKYADNFGIKANNGAESIFEIQYTGDTSYDFWGTNGQSSWLSTFMGPRNSGIVAGGYGWNQPTKEFADSYESGDLRKDVTVLYSGCPDFDGIAYDPSWSYTGYNVRKFLVSKKDSPEYNTNPSNFVVYRYADILLMKAEALNEMSKTTAAETPLNIVRKRAGLANVTGKSQSDMREVIIHERRMEFAFECQRWFDLIRIGKNGEYAITYLKSIGKTNVTKDRLLFPIPQTEMDSNNAMVQNPGY from the coding sequence ATGAAAAAGATTATATATTCAGCACTGATTCTAATGGGATTGAGCCTTTCATCCTGTAGTGATTATTTAAACAAATACCCTTCAGATGCAGTCAGTACCAATGCCAAAATCACAGAAAATATTGCAATTGCCCTTACAAATGCTTGTTATAAACCACTTCAATCATCGAATCTTTATAATATGCGCATGTGGTCGCTTGATATTATTGGTAGTAATAGCAATGTAGGCGCCGGCGGAGGTACTGATGGTATTGAAACAGTTCAGGCTGCAAACTTCACAGCAACCAGTGATAATGGCTTTGCACTTTATGTCTGGCGCAGTCCCTGGGTGGGAATTGCTCAGTGCAATACATTATTGCAGAGTGTTGCAAATACTGATATTAATGAAAATATTAAAAATCGCTGCATGGGCGAAGCTTACTTCCTGCGTGCACATTATTATTTTATCCTGGCTCAGCTGTTCGGAGGTGTTCCGGTCGAGACGGCTCCCCACGATGCTAGTCAGGGTACTGATATTGCCCGCAATACATTGGATGAAACCTATGCACAGATTATTTCCGACTGTCAGAATGCTATCAACCTGCTGCCGGAAAAGAAGAGTTACAGCTCTACTGATTTAGGACGTGCCTGCAAAGATGCAGCATGTACCCAGCTGGCAAAAGTCTATTTGGTATTAGCACCTAGTCATACAGAATATTATCAGAAGGTTGCAGATCTTTGCGATCAGGTTACAAGCATGGGATATGATCTGAGCGGTTACAAATATGCAGATAACTTTGGTATTAAGGCCAATAATGGTGCCGAATCTATTTTTGAAATCCAATACACGGGCGATACTTCTTATGACTTTTGGGGTACAAACGGTCAGTCATCCTGGTTGAGTACCTTTATGGGCCCTCGTAATTCAGGTATCGTTGCCGGAGGTTATGGATGGAACCAGCCAACAAAGGAATTTGCAGATTCTTATGAGAGTGGTGATTTACGTAAAGATGTTACTGTCCTTTACTCAGGTTGTCCTGATTTTGATGGCATTGCTTATGATCCTTCATGGTCTTACACTGGTTACAACGTGCGTAAGTTTCTGGTTAGCAAAAAGGATTCTCCTGAATATAACACTAATCCAAGCAACTTTGTAGTTTACCGTTATGCAGATATTCTTCTGATGAAAGCTGAAGCATTAAATGAAATGAGCAAAACAACAGCTGCCGAAACTCCGTTGAACATTGTTCGCAAGCGTGCCGGTCTGGCTAATGTTACTGGAAAATCTCAATCAGATATGCGAGAGGTGATTATACATGAACGCCGCATGGAGTTTGCTTTTGAATGTCAACGCTGGTTTGATCTGATCCGTATCGGGAAAAATGGTGAATATGCTATCACCTACCTGAAATCAATTGGAAAAACAAATGTGACTAAAGATCGTCTGTTATTTCCTATTCCTCAGACAGAGATGGATAGCAACAATGCAATGGTGCAGAATCCAGGTTATTAA
- a CDS encoding SusF/SusE family outer membrane protein: MKKIYSILLVLAGCLAFSACNDNLMEFNKGEEELALTVSAANVTLDENNASGDGITFNWTTGTNKGTNAAISYTLEIDKAGNNFAKAYYVDLGQQVYSLKYTVEDLNEIITKELGANFNKSVDLEARITATVADAKVEVQTAKASFTATTYKPVSSTLYLIGSATPNGFNADNAAAMQRTTNGIFTWSGNLNKGTFKFITTLGSFIPSYNRDATSSDLKLIYRSTSNDPDEQFSIDEAGYYTIKVNLLSLSISVVKSATTVPPYSKIWFVGSFSSWNFTEMTQDPVNPFIFRYGAVFNWNDGGDFKFATAQGWNNMYHPTTANAPYTWTGVKLDDTGDNKWSMTQDQCGKAYKIALDITPNNESMIMTEFTPYAGIYMVGDATPNGWSIDNATAMTTVDAYTFTWTGNLAAGEFKFTCDKQGDWMGAWFMATVDGKALAEGTENITFVDKHITGNGDIDRKWKVSTAGKYTISLNQLTEKMTVTKN, from the coding sequence ATGAAAAAAATATATAGCATATTATTAGTCCTTGCCGGATGTTTAGCATTTTCAGCATGCAATGATAATTTAATGGAATTCAACAAAGGTGAGGAAGAACTTGCTCTGACAGTCAGTGCAGCCAATGTCACTCTTGATGAAAATAATGCTTCCGGCGATGGCATTACTTTCAATTGGACAACCGGAACCAACAAAGGAACCAACGCAGCAATTAGCTATACTCTTGAAATTGATAAGGCAGGTAATAACTTTGCCAAAGCTTATTACGTAGATCTTGGTCAGCAGGTTTATTCTCTCAAATATACCGTTGAAGATCTGAATGAGATTATTACCAAGGAGCTGGGCGCTAATTTCAATAAATCTGTTGATCTGGAAGCACGTATCACAGCAACTGTTGCCGATGCTAAGGTTGAAGTACAAACTGCAAAAGCAAGTTTTACAGCTACTACTTATAAGCCTGTATCTTCTACCCTATACCTGATTGGCAGTGCTACTCCCAACGGATTTAATGCAGATAATGCAGCAGCAATGCAACGAACTACAAATGGTATTTTTACCTGGAGCGGCAACCTGAATAAAGGAACCTTTAAGTTTATTACAACATTAGGCAGTTTTATTCCTTCCTATAATCGTGATGCCACTTCCAGTGATTTGAAGCTAATTTACCGTAGCACCTCTAATGATCCTGATGAACAATTCTCTATTGATGAAGCGGGTTATTATACAATTAAAGTCAATCTATTAAGTCTTTCTATTTCTGTTGTAAAGAGTGCAACAACAGTTCCTCCGTATAGCAAAATCTGGTTTGTCGGATCATTCTCCAGCTGGAATTTTACTGAAATGACACAAGATCCTGTCAATCCGTTTATTTTCCGTTACGGAGCTGTCTTTAACTGGAATGATGGCGGTGATTTTAAGTTTGCTACAGCTCAAGGCTGGAATAACATGTATCATCCTACTACCGCAAATGCACCTTATACATGGACTGGCGTAAAACTTGACGATACAGGTGACAATAAGTGGTCTATGACACAAGATCAGTGTGGTAAGGCATACAAGATAGCTCTTGATATTACTCCGAACAATGAATCAATGATTATGACCGAGTTTACTCCTTATGCAGGCATTTATATGGTTGGTGACGCTACCCCTAATGGCTGGAGTATTGACAATGCAACAGCTATGACAACAGTAGATGCTTACACCTTTACCTGGACAGGAAACCTGGCAGCCGGCGAATTTAAATTCACATGTGATAAGCAAGGTGACTGGATGGGTGCATGGTTTATGGCTACAGTTGATGGTAAAGCCTTGGCTGAAGGTACAGAGAATATTACTTTTGTTGACAAACATATTACAGGAAATGGAGATATTGACCGGAAATGGAAAGTAAGCACAGCAGGTAAATATACTATTTCTCTGAATCAGTTAACAGAAAAGATGACAGTTACTAAGAATTAA